The following coding sequences lie in one Herpetosiphonaceae bacterium genomic window:
- the odhB gene encoding 2-oxoglutarate dehydrogenase complex dihydrolipoyllysine-residue succinyltransferase, translating to MAVEIKVPALGESIVEATIGRWLKREGEQVSAGEPVVELETDKVNIEVMAEQTGLLERIIKREGENVGIGDTIGTLQTDGSAAAAPAPQEAPAQAKESTTAPATQEAPAQAEAPAQAEESTKRQPAAPPITPVARRMATEQGVDLSGVTGSGPGGRITKEDIAARVQTGAAPAAQPAPAPAAQPAPAPSAPASDRREERVRMSRRRQTIAQRLVEAQHTAAMLTTFNEVDMSAVMELRKRRKESFRERHGVNLGFMSFFTKAVIGALKTFPHLNAEIQGNELVIKHYYDIGIAVGAEEGLVVPVVRNADRKTFAELEREIADLAERARETRLSLADLQGGTFTITNGGVFGSLMSTPILNTPQVGILGMHKIQERPVALNGQVAIRPMMYLALSYDHRIVDGSEAVRFLVRIKELIEDPETLLLEG from the coding sequence ATGGCGGTTGAGATAAAAGTTCCGGCGCTGGGCGAGTCGATCGTCGAGGCAACGATCGGCAGGTGGCTCAAGCGCGAAGGCGAGCAGGTCAGCGCTGGAGAGCCGGTGGTCGAGCTTGAGACTGACAAGGTGAACATCGAGGTGATGGCCGAGCAGACCGGCCTGCTGGAGCGGATCATCAAGCGTGAGGGCGAGAACGTCGGCATTGGCGATACGATCGGCACGCTCCAAACCGACGGCAGCGCAGCCGCAGCGCCAGCGCCCCAGGAAGCGCCCGCCCAGGCAAAAGAGTCCACCACAGCGCCCGCCACGCAGGAAGCGCCCGCCCAGGCAGAAGCGCCCGCCCAGGCAGAAGAGTCTACCAAGCGGCAGCCTGCGGCACCGCCGATCACGCCCGTAGCGCGGCGGATGGCTACGGAGCAAGGCGTCGATCTGAGCGGTGTGACCGGCAGCGGACCCGGCGGGCGGATCACCAAGGAGGACATCGCCGCGCGGGTTCAGACCGGCGCAGCACCAGCGGCACAGCCCGCTCCGGCACCAGCGGCACAGCCCGCTCCGGCACCAAGTGCCCCGGCGAGCGACCGCCGCGAAGAGCGCGTGCGGATGTCGCGCCGACGACAGACGATCGCGCAACGGCTGGTAGAGGCGCAGCACACGGCGGCGATGCTGACGACATTCAACGAGGTCGATATGAGCGCCGTAATGGAGCTACGCAAGCGGCGCAAAGAATCGTTCCGCGAGCGGCACGGCGTCAACCTGGGCTTTATGTCGTTCTTCACCAAGGCGGTGATTGGCGCGCTCAAAACGTTTCCGCATCTGAACGCCGAAATCCAGGGCAACGAGCTGGTGATCAAGCACTACTACGACATCGGCATCGCCGTGGGCGCGGAGGAGGGCCTGGTAGTGCCCGTGGTGCGCAACGCCGACCGCAAGACCTTTGCCGAGCTAGAGCGCGAGATTGCTGATCTGGCCGAGCGCGCCCGTGAAACCAGGCTCTCGCTCGCCGACCTACAGGGCGGCACCTTCACGATCACCAACGGCGGCGTCTTTGGCTCGCTTATGTCAACTCCCATCCTGAACACACCGCAGGTCGGCATCCTGGGCATGCACAAGATACAGGAGCGTCCGGTCGCGCTGAATGGACAGGTTGCGATCCGCCCGATGATGTACCTGGCGCTCTCTTACGATCATCGCATCGTCGACGGCAGCGAGGCGGTGCGCTTCCTGGTGCGGATCAAAGAGCTGATCGAAGATCCCGAAACGCTGCTGCTCGAAGGCTAG